The following are encoded together in the Glycine max cultivar Williams 82 chromosome 8, Glycine_max_v4.0, whole genome shotgun sequence genome:
- the LOC102663191 gene encoding aspartic proteinase CDR1, producing MATTHHHYILFLFLTHTLSTLCFHEAHKKGGFSVKLIHRDSPMSPFHNPTETHFNQLSNAIHRSFNRVNHFYPKTKSSRQKTPQSVITSSQGEYLVKYSIGTPPFDAMGIADTGSDLIWSQCKPCQQCYNQTTPLFDPSKSATYEPVSCYSSMCNSLGQSYCYSDTEPNCEYTVSYGDGSHSQGNLALDTITLGSTTGSSVSFPKIPIGCGLNNAGTFDSKCSGIVGLGGGAVSLISQIGPSIDSKFSYCLVPLFEFNSTSKINFGENAVVEGPGTVSTPIIPGSFDTFYYLKLEGMSVGSKRIEFVDDSTSNEVKGNIIIDSGTTLTILLEKFYTKLEAEVEAHINLERVNSTDQILSLCYKSPPNNAIEVPIITAHFAGADIVLNSLNTFVSVSDDAMCFAFAPVASGSIFGNLAQMNHLVGYDLLRKTVSFKPTDCTKI from the exons ATGGCAACAACTCATCATCACtatattctctttcttttcttaactcacACATTATCAACCCTTTGCTTTCACGAAGCACACAAAAAAGGAGGCTTCAGTGTGAAACTCATTCACAGAGACTCCCCAATGTCCCCGTTCCACAACCCCACCGAAACCCATTTTAACCAACTGAGCAACGCTATTCACCGCTCTTTTAACCGCGTCAACCATTTCTACCCTAAAACAAAATCCTCCCGCCAAAAGACACCACAGTCTGTGATAACCTCAAGCCAAGGAGAGTACCTTGTGAAGTACTCCATCGGAACGCCGCCGTTTGATGCCATGGGAATTGCGGACACTGGGAGTGACCTAATTTGGTCTCAGTGCAAGCCTTGCCAGCAGTGTTACAACCAAACCACTCCATTGTTTGACCCTTCCAAATCCGCAACTTATGAACCTGTCTCTTGCTATTCCAGCATGTGTAATTCACTAGGGCAAAGTTATTGCTACTCAGATACTGAACCGAATTGCGAGTATACCGTCTCATATGGGGATGGATCACATTCACAAGGAAATCTTGCATTAGACACAATCACGTTGGGCTCTACTACAG GTTCCTCGGTCTCATTTCCCAAGATTCCCATTGGCTGCGGTCTCAACAATGCTGGTACCTTTGATTCTAAATGTTCTGGCATAGTAGGGCTAGGAGGTGGTGCTGTCTCACTTATCTCCCAGATAGGTCCTTCAATTGATTCTAAATTTTCATATTGTTTGGTACCATTGTTTGAATTCAATAGcacaagtaaaattaattttggagaAAATGCTGTGGTGGAAGGCCCTGGGACAGTTTCAACTCCAATTATTCCTGGTTCTTTTGATACTTTCTATTACCTTAAATTGGAGGGAATGAGTGTGGGGTCCAAAAGGATTGAGTTTGTAGATGATTCAACCTCAAATGAAGTTAAGGGTAACATTATAATCGACTCAGGAACAACGTTGACCATTTTGCTAGAAAAATTTTACACTAAATTGGAGGCAGAAGTGGAAGCACATATCAATTTGGAACGTGTTAATAGCACTGACCAAATTCTAAGCCTTTGTTACAAGTCTCCACCAAATAATGCAATTGAGGTTCCAATTATTACAGCACATTTTGCTGGCGCGGACATTGTGTTAAATTCTTTAAACACTTTTGTTAGTGTTTCTGATGATGCAATGTGCTTTGCTTTCGCCCCAGTGGCATCAGGTTCCATCTTTGGAAACTTAGCACAGATGAACCACTTGGTTGGATATGATTTGCTGAGGAAGACTGTGTCCTTTAAGCCCACTGATTGCACCAAGATCTAA